GGCGGTGGCCACCTGCCGGAACTGCTCGAAAATCACCTTCTGATCGGCGGCGCTGATACCCACGCCGTTGTCTTGGACGCTTACCCTGAGGGTGTCGCCGCGGCGCGCCAGTGCAATGGCGATAACGCCGGTTTTCTCCTCGCAGAATTTGACGGCATTGGAAATCAGGTTGACCATCGCCTGTATCAACTGGTCCCGGTCGCCGATGATGGCCGGCACCGCGTCGGGCAGGTCCACCTGGAGCCGGATCTGTTTGTTGGTGACCAGCTGGCTGGAGGCGGCGACGGCGTCTTCGATCACTTTGCGCAGGTCCACGCTGCCGATCTGCCACTGCATGCGGCCGGATTCGATTTTCTGAAAATTGAGCACCTGGTTGATCAGGCGTGCCAGCCGCTGAATCTCCTTGATCATGATCCCCAGAAACTTTTGCTTCTGCTGCTCATCGGTGTCGGGGTAGTCCCGCAGGATCTCGGCGAGCGATTGAATCGAGGTCAGGGGGGTGCGCAGTTCGTGGGAGACGGTGGAGAGGAACTCGTCCTTGAGGCGGTCCAGTTCCTTGAGGCGCTCGTTGGCGGCCCGCAACTCGGCCGAGGTTTTCATCAACTGCCGACTGTAGGTGATGGCCTGGCGGGTTTCGTCCAGAATCCCCATGACCTCGCGGATCCCCAGGGGCTCCTCCTTGACCACCGAGGCGACCACCACCCGGGCCGAGGCCGACCCCACGGCGCCGGCCAGCAGTTTTTCCACGTAGGTCACGAATCCCGGATCGGCGGCCAGCGACCGCTCCCAGTCGATGGTGTGCTGGTTGGCATACTGCGCCAGAGCCTCGGCCGTGCGGGCCGGGCCGAGAAACCTTTCCAGCAGCGATTTCAGGTCGGGAATCCGGGCAGTCCCGCGCCAGAGCGGCGCCTCATCGGTATCCCCGGTGAAGCGGAAAACATCCACAAACATCGTGGCCTGGCTATGCTCCAGGGCCGAGGGTCGGCTGAAAAGCGACACCCCCACGTAAGCGGCGCTATTGAGCAGCAGGCTCCAGAAAACGCCGTGGGAAACATGGTCGAAGCCTTTGAGGCCGAAGAGTTGAAAGGGCCTGAGAAACTGCAGGCCCCAGGGCCCTTCGGTGATAAAGGCCTGCGGCAGGAGGCCGGCGTCGGTCAGGGGGGGCAGCACCAGGGTGTAAAGCCAGATTAGGAAGCCGGCAGTCAACCCGCAAAGGGCACCGGCTTTGCTGCCGCCCTTCCAGAAAAGCCCTCCCAGGAGCGACGGGGCGAACTGGGCCACCCCGGCAAAGGAAACCAGGCCGATGGCCACCAGGGGATAGAACTCGGCGGTGAAGTGAAAGTAGAAATACCCCAGCAGGATCGTCACCACGATGGCGGCATGCCGGATGGCGACCAGCCAGGCGCCGAAGTCGCGCCGCTGGGCCAGCTTGAGGGCCGGCAGGTGCAGCAAAAGCGGCATGACGATGTTGTTGCTGATCATGGTGGAGAGGGCGATCGTCTCCACGATGACCATGCCGGTGGCCGCCGACATGCCGCCGATGAAGACCAGCAGGGTGAGCTGGGCCTGATGGTGGGCCAGCGGCAGGATCAGCACGAAGGTGTCGGGATCCACCGCCTGCCCGGCAAATTGGAGTATCCCGGCGCAGGCCACCGGCATGACGAATAGGTTGATGGCCAGCATGTACAGGGGAAACAGCCAGATGGCTTTTTTGAGATGCTCCTCGCTGACGTTTTCGATCACCGCCACCTGAAACTGCCGCGGCAACAGGAGGATCGCCAGCATTGAGAGCAGCACCAGGACGGTCCAGCCGGTGTAGGCGCCGGGTTGATCGCCGATGGTGAACATCGCCGACAGCTCGGGCTGGCTGCGCGCCTGGGTGAAAAGATCGTCGAAGCCATTATAGATGCCGTAGGTCACGAACAACCCGACCGCCAGAAACGCC
This genomic interval from Desulfobacteraceae bacterium contains the following:
- a CDS encoding sensor histidine kinase, which translates into the protein MLSAETIIFASLCYLGLLFAAAYFGDKSAAAGRSIINSPYVYALSLAVYCTAWTFYGSVGRAVQGGPGFLTIYLGPTLTFTLGWFVLRKMLRISRIHRITSIADFIASRYGKSVILGGVVSVIAVLGIVPYISLQLKAISTSFLLLTRYPGFFMPQHAGRVPFFEDTAFYVALVMAAFAVLFGTRKVEATERHEGIVAAVALESLVKLVAFLAVGLFVTYGIYNGFDDLFTQARSQPELSAMFTIGDQPGAYTGWTVLVLLSMLAILLLPRQFQVAVIENVSEEHLKKAIWLFPLYMLAINLFVMPVACAGILQFAGQAVDPDTFVLILPLAHHQAQLTLLVFIGGMSAATGMVIVETIALSTMISNNIVMPLLLHLPALKLAQRRDFGAWLVAIRHAAIVVTILLGYFYFHFTAEFYPLVAIGLVSFAGVAQFAPSLLGGLFWKGGSKAGALCGLTAGFLIWLYTLVLPPLTDAGLLPQAFITEGPWGLQFLRPFQLFGLKGFDHVSHGVFWSLLLNSAAYVGVSLFSRPSALEHSQATMFVDVFRFTGDTDEAPLWRGTARIPDLKSLLERFLGPARTAEALAQYANQHTIDWERSLAADPGFVTYVEKLLAGAVGSASARVVVASVVKEEPLGIREVMGILDETRQAITYSRQLMKTSAELRAANERLKELDRLKDEFLSTVSHELRTPLTSIQSLAEILRDYPDTDEQQKQKFLGIMIKEIQRLARLINQVLNFQKIESGRMQWQIGSVDLRKVIEDAVAASSQLVTNKQIRLQVDLPDAVPAIIGDRDQLIQAMVNLISNAVKFCEEKTGVIAIALARRGDTLRVSVQDNGVGISAADQKVIFEQFRQVATAGRGRPPGSGLGLTITRRIIEFHGGRISVESEPGQGATFTFEIPLQTPLAAHGGS